A genomic segment from Pseudokineococcus lusitanus encodes:
- the mraY gene encoding phospho-N-acetylmuramoyl-pentapeptide-transferase: protein MLTVLVAAGVALVLSLLGTPVFIRWLVRRGYGQFIRDDGPTTHKTKRGTPTMGGVVIVASTLLAYAVAHLVTLDAPTASGLLVLLLMAGLGVVGFLDDFIKISKQRSLGLRSLPKLLGQAGVAVVFAVLALQFPNDNFRTPASTRISVIRDTGVDLAFAGALVGTVLFVLWALVMIAGASNGVNLTDGLDGLATGATTAVAGSYLLIGVWQSNQSCQAVATAGPNCYEVRDPRDLAVVAAALMGACFGFLWWNASPAKIFMGDTGSLALGGALAGLAILSRTELLLVLLGGLFVIITLSVVIQVGSYKLTGRRVFRMAPLQHHFELAGWAEVTIVIRFWIVAVLFAALGLGIFYAEWVVGTGL, encoded by the coding sequence GTGCTGACCGTCCTCGTCGCCGCCGGCGTCGCCCTCGTCCTGTCCCTGCTCGGCACGCCCGTCTTCATCCGCTGGCTCGTGCGGCGCGGCTACGGGCAGTTCATCCGCGACGACGGCCCCACGACCCACAAGACCAAGCGCGGGACGCCGACGATGGGCGGCGTCGTCATCGTCGCGTCGACGCTGCTCGCCTACGCCGTCGCGCACCTCGTCACCCTCGACGCGCCGACGGCCTCGGGCCTGCTCGTGCTGCTGCTCATGGCCGGCCTCGGCGTCGTCGGCTTCCTCGACGACTTCATCAAGATCTCCAAGCAGCGCAGCCTCGGGCTGCGGAGCCTGCCCAAGCTCCTCGGGCAGGCGGGCGTGGCCGTCGTCTTCGCCGTCCTCGCCCTGCAGTTCCCCAACGACAACTTCCGCACCCCGGCGTCGACGCGCATCAGCGTCATCCGCGACACGGGCGTCGACCTCGCCTTCGCGGGCGCGCTCGTCGGCACGGTGCTCTTCGTCCTCTGGGCCCTCGTCATGATCGCGGGCGCCAGCAACGGCGTGAACCTCACGGACGGCCTCGACGGGCTGGCCACCGGGGCGACGACGGCCGTCGCCGGCTCCTACCTGCTCATCGGCGTGTGGCAGTCCAACCAGAGCTGCCAGGCCGTGGCCACGGCCGGGCCCAACTGCTACGAGGTCCGCGACCCGCGCGACCTCGCCGTCGTGGCGGCCGCCCTCATGGGCGCGTGCTTCGGCTTCCTGTGGTGGAACGCCTCGCCCGCCAAGATCTTCATGGGCGACACCGGCTCGCTGGCCCTCGGCGGCGCGCTCGCCGGCCTCGCGATCCTCTCGCGCACGGAGCTGCTGCTCGTCCTCCTCGGCGGCCTCTTCGTCATCATCACGCTGTCGGTCGTCATCCAGGTCGGCTCCTACAAGCTCACGGGGAGACGGGTCTTCCGGATGGCGCCGCTGCAGCACCACTTCGAGCTCGCCGGCTGGGCGGAGGTCACCATCGTCATCCGCTTCTGGATCGTCGCCGTGCTCTTCGCGGCGCTCGGCCTCGGCATCTTCTACGCCGAGTGGGTCGTCGGGACGGGGCTGTGA
- the ftsW gene encoding putative lipid II flippase FtsW: MALRTPPPARPREDDDAPSLRERVGGTVTHWVQRADTPATSFYLLAATTGVLVVLGLVMVLSSSSVESMEAGRSPYSQFTSQLVFAVLGVPLAYAASRVPVHVWKALAWPAVGLAACLQALVFTPLGVEVNGNRNWIGVGSFTLQPAEFVKLALAVWCAAVLVRKGPLLRDWRHVVVPVVPVGGFVLGLVLLGHDLGTGLVVMAVVVAALWVGGVPLKTLAVPGGALALVAGVLVLSSPNRMRRIGDWLSGDCDVLGACYQSAHGLAALAGGGVTGLGLGSSREKWSYLPEAHNDFIFSIIGEELGLVGTLLVLLLFAALAVGCMRVIRRHPDPFAKVATAGVMAWVVGQACINMAVVLGLLPVIGVPLPFVSSGGSALVATLLAMGVVLSFARTEPGAAELLATRAGVVRRSLVVAASARGGRRGAR; encoded by the coding sequence GTGGCGCTGCGCACGCCCCCGCCCGCGCGCCCCCGCGAGGACGACGACGCCCCCTCGCTCCGGGAGCGCGTCGGCGGGACCGTCACCCACTGGGTGCAGCGGGCCGACACCCCGGCCACGAGCTTCTACCTGCTCGCGGCGACGACGGGCGTCCTCGTCGTCCTGGGCCTCGTCATGGTCCTGTCGAGCTCGAGCGTCGAGTCGATGGAGGCCGGCCGCTCGCCGTACTCGCAGTTCACGAGCCAGCTCGTCTTCGCCGTCCTCGGCGTCCCGCTGGCGTACGCGGCCTCCCGCGTCCCGGTGCACGTCTGGAAGGCGCTGGCCTGGCCGGCGGTGGGGCTGGCCGCCTGCCTCCAGGCGCTCGTCTTCACGCCGCTCGGGGTCGAGGTCAACGGCAACCGCAACTGGATCGGCGTCGGCAGCTTCACGCTGCAGCCGGCCGAGTTCGTCAAGCTCGCGCTCGCCGTCTGGTGCGCGGCGGTGCTGGTGCGCAAGGGCCCCCTCCTGCGCGACTGGCGGCACGTCGTCGTGCCGGTCGTGCCCGTCGGGGGCTTCGTCCTGGGCCTGGTGCTGCTCGGCCACGACCTCGGCACCGGGCTCGTCGTCATGGCGGTCGTCGTCGCCGCGCTGTGGGTCGGCGGGGTGCCGCTCAAGACGCTGGCCGTGCCCGGGGGAGCGCTCGCGCTCGTGGCGGGCGTCCTCGTGCTGAGCAGCCCGAACCGCATGCGGCGCATCGGCGACTGGCTCTCCGGGGACTGCGACGTCCTCGGGGCCTGCTACCAGTCCGCCCACGGCCTGGCCGCCCTCGCCGGGGGCGGCGTCACCGGGCTCGGCCTGGGCTCGAGCCGGGAGAAGTGGTCCTACCTGCCCGAGGCCCACAACGACTTCATCTTCTCGATCATCGGCGAGGAGCTGGGGCTCGTCGGGACCCTGCTGGTGCTCCTGCTCTTCGCCGCGCTGGCGGTCGGCTGCATGCGCGTCATCCGACGTCACCCCGACCCGTTCGCCAAGGTCGCGACGGCCGGCGTCATGGCGTGGGTCGTGGGCCAGGCGTGCATCAACATGGCGGTCGTGCTCGGCCTGCTCCCCGTCATCGGCGTCCCGCTGCCCTTCGTCAGCTCGGGCGGCTCCGCCCTCGTCGCCACGCTCCTCGCCATGGGGGTCGTCCTGTCCTTCGCCCGCACCGAGCCGGGGGCGGCCGAGCTCCTCGCCACCCGCGCCGGCGTCGTGCGCCGCTCGCTCGTCGTCGCGGCCTCGGCCCGCGGCGGCCGCCGGGGCGCCCGGTGA
- the murD gene encoding UDP-N-acetylmuramoyl-L-alanine--D-glutamate ligase: MSSPVGTVGGPTTPRTDALVDAGSAWAGLRVVVAGLGTSGFAAADALAQRGARVLVVDARDGDDEREKARVLDVMDVRAQLGDAAAGALGGALPSVDGAVPDLVVTSPGWRPDARLLAGAAAAGVPVWGDVELAWRLQPAPGARGRAPWLAVTGTNGKTTTTRMLAAMLSAAGLRTAAVGNVGVPVLHAVVDPEPYDVLAVELSSYQLHWSASVAAQSAAVLNIAPDHLDWHGGMDAYAAAKGRVYEGVERACVYNVADPATEALVREADVVEGARAVGVTLGIPSVGMLGVVEDVLADRAFVTERHEAAAELGTLADLVGASGGTGPAAHVVEDALAAAALARSHGVPPAAVRAALQGYRPDAHRIALVAEADGVRWVDDSKATNPHAAAASLAAYDPVVWVAGGLPKGAAFDELVRRHAGRLRGVVLVGLDREPLRGALRRHAPDVPVVEVDPSHSGGVAAPTTTSAAPPGGPADDAPRASGRVVMDRAVAAAAGLARPGDVVLLAPASASMDQFTDYGARGDAFAAAVRASLGQG, from the coding sequence GTGAGCAGCCCGGTCGGCACCGTCGGCGGCCCCACGACGCCCCGGACGGACGCCCTCGTCGACGCCGGCTCGGCGTGGGCGGGGCTGCGGGTCGTCGTCGCGGGGCTCGGCACGTCCGGGTTCGCGGCGGCCGACGCCCTCGCGCAGCGCGGGGCGCGCGTCCTCGTCGTCGACGCGCGCGACGGCGACGACGAGCGCGAGAAGGCCCGCGTCCTCGACGTCATGGACGTCCGGGCACAGCTCGGCGACGCCGCCGCGGGCGCCCTCGGCGGCGCGCTGCCGTCCGTCGACGGCGCCGTGCCCGACCTCGTCGTCACCTCGCCCGGCTGGCGCCCCGACGCCCGTCTGCTGGCCGGGGCCGCGGCCGCCGGCGTGCCCGTGTGGGGCGACGTCGAGCTGGCGTGGCGCCTGCAGCCGGCGCCCGGCGCCCGCGGCCGGGCGCCGTGGCTCGCCGTCACGGGCACCAACGGCAAGACGACGACGACGCGCATGCTCGCGGCGATGCTGTCCGCGGCGGGGCTGCGGACCGCGGCCGTCGGCAACGTCGGCGTCCCCGTCCTCCACGCCGTCGTCGACCCCGAGCCCTACGACGTCCTCGCGGTCGAGCTGTCCAGCTACCAGCTGCACTGGTCGGCGTCGGTCGCGGCGCAGTCGGCCGCCGTCCTCAACATCGCCCCGGACCACCTCGACTGGCACGGCGGCATGGACGCCTACGCCGCGGCGAAGGGCCGCGTCTACGAGGGCGTCGAGCGCGCCTGCGTCTACAACGTCGCCGACCCGGCCACCGAGGCCCTCGTGCGCGAGGCCGACGTCGTCGAGGGCGCCCGCGCCGTCGGCGTCACGCTGGGCATCCCCTCGGTCGGCATGCTCGGCGTCGTCGAGGACGTCCTCGCGGACCGCGCCTTCGTCACCGAGCGGCACGAGGCCGCGGCGGAGCTCGGCACCCTCGCCGACCTCGTGGGCGCCTCCGGCGGCACGGGGCCCGCCGCGCACGTCGTCGAGGACGCCCTGGCCGCCGCCGCGCTGGCCCGCTCGCACGGCGTGCCCCCGGCGGCGGTCCGCGCCGCCCTCCAGGGCTACCGGCCGGACGCGCACCGGATCGCCCTCGTCGCGGAGGCCGACGGCGTCCGCTGGGTCGACGACTCCAAGGCCACCAACCCGCACGCGGCGGCCGCCTCGCTCGCGGCCTACGACCCGGTCGTGTGGGTCGCCGGCGGGCTGCCCAAGGGCGCCGCCTTCGACGAGCTGGTGCGCCGCCACGCGGGACGCCTGCGCGGCGTGGTGCTCGTGGGGCTCGACCGCGAGCCGCTGCGCGGGGCGCTCCGGCGACACGCGCCCGACGTCCCCGTCGTCGAGGTGGACCCGTCGCACAGTGGGGGCGTGGCTGCGCCGACGACGACCTCCGCCGCGCCTCCGGGCGGCCCGGCCGACGACGCCCCCCGCGCCTCCGGCCGCGTCGTCATGGACCGCGCGGTCGCCGCCGCCGCAGGCCTCGCCCGCCCCGGCGACGTCGTGCTCCTGGCGCCGGCGTCCGCCTCGATGGACCAGTTCACCGACTACGGCGCCCGCGGCGACGCCTTCGCGGCGGCGGTGCGCGCCTCCCTCGGGCAGGGCTGA